In Mucilaginibacter boryungensis, a single window of DNA contains:
- a CDS encoding sialidase family protein yields MKPHAAKWISPMFFCFLLILFSIIAVSIISCKKASAIGSDNAAVSNSDGKLQTDAGLATDTYTKIFTGNTEGYHSYRIPSIVRTVTNHVLIAICEGRDSSNFDYGNINIVCKRSFDNGATWQPIQAIAGPGNYTDGNPTAVVDPTTNFVWIVYLHSDQTHYTHLDANGNTYYKPFAPGDRRVMVVHSEDEGATWSAPLDITATTTPSTIAQDYVGPGVGIYKAHGTNAGYLIIPAYGRNIYSTDHGANWTYSLITNGTAQSTESTIVEKLDGTLIRNDRATSTQDSARRVAYGSLSDHFPTWISDAHLPDPKCEGSIMRYNDPKPNRIIFLNSASKTIRTAMQVKITYDEGSSWQIFKSFTNHGTGKLGGYSSLVKTYDNNIGALIEYNENDDIKTRWHMSIEFHKFGLPWIIGTQTEPTGY; encoded by the coding sequence ATGAAACCACATGCTGCCAAATGGATCAGTCCTATGTTTTTCTGTTTCCTTCTGATTTTATTTTCAATTATCGCGGTATCAATTATTTCCTGTAAAAAAGCAAGTGCTATTGGCTCTGATAATGCTGCTGTGAGCAATAGCGATGGCAAACTGCAAACCGATGCAGGCTTAGCTACCGATACCTACACCAAAATATTTACCGGTAACACGGAAGGTTATCATTCTTACCGTATACCATCAATTGTGCGCACGGTTACCAATCATGTATTGATAGCGATTTGCGAAGGCCGCGACAGCAGCAATTTTGATTACGGGAATATTAATATCGTATGCAAACGGTCGTTTGATAACGGCGCTACCTGGCAGCCAATACAGGCGATTGCCGGCCCGGGAAATTATACCGATGGCAATCCGACGGCCGTAGTGGACCCTACAACTAATTTTGTTTGGATAGTTTATCTGCACAGCGACCAAACCCATTATACCCATTTGGATGCTAATGGAAATACTTATTATAAACCTTTTGCACCCGGCGACCGCAGGGTAATGGTAGTACATAGCGAGGATGAAGGTGCAACCTGGTCGGCGCCGCTGGATATTACAGCAACTACTACCCCGTCAACAATAGCACAGGATTACGTTGGCCCGGGGGTAGGGATATACAAAGCACATGGCACAAATGCGGGCTATCTCATCATCCCTGCTTATGGCCGCAATATTTACAGTACAGATCATGGCGCTAACTGGACATACAGCCTTATTACTAATGGCACCGCCCAATCTACCGAGAGTACGATAGTTGAAAAGCTTGATGGTACGCTGATACGTAACGACCGTGCAACATCAACGCAGGATTCGGCCCGGCGGGTAGCTTATGGCAGTTTGTCCGATCATTTTCCAACCTGGATATCTGATGCCCATTTGCCCGACCCCAAATGCGAGGGTTCTATTATGCGCTACAACGATCCGAAGCCAAACCGTATCATATTCCTTAATTCGGCAAGCAAAACAATCCGTACGGCCATGCAGGTTAAAATAACTTATGATGAGGGCAGCTCCTGGCAAATTTTCAAATCGTTTACTAACCATGGCACGGGTAAGCTGGGCGGCTATTCAAGTCTGGTAAAAACTTACGATAATAATATTGGCGCGCTGATAGAATACAATGAAAACGATGATATTAAAACCAGGTGGCACATGTCTATCGAGTTTCACAAATTTGGGTTACCGTGGATAATAGGCACCCAAACAGAACCGACGGGATACTAA
- a CDS encoding collagen-like triple helix repeat-containing protein: protein MTKLLRYVLLIGMICTISIYSCKKGPQGDKGDTGATGTPGATGATGPGGPQGANGNTGATGASGATGATGAPGAPGADGTTVQSFLLTNRSVSLVGNTRFLIPAITQDIVDKGVVLVYFRTTGSTIWYALPYAEDDRTIKLTDYGVGFIDIRANFSSGGLDFRVIVIAGTSLTGLQAGYPGLDIKNYTQVASTLHIIN, encoded by the coding sequence ATGACAAAATTGCTACGCTATGTTTTATTGATAGGCATGATATGCACTATCAGTATATACTCGTGTAAAAAAGGGCCGCAGGGCGATAAGGGAGATACAGGCGCCACTGGTACCCCGGGGGCTACAGGCGCCACAGGGCCGGGCGGGCCACAGGGCGCAAACGGCAATACAGGCGCCACTGGTGCCTCTGGCGCTACGGGCGCTACCGGAGCACCAGGTGCGCCGGGTGCTGATGGTACCACCGTGCAAAGTTTCCTGCTCACAAATAGAAGTGTTAGTTTGGTGGGGAATACCCGGTTTTTAATACCCGCTATTACACAGGATATTGTTGATAAAGGCGTGGTATTGGTTTATTTTAGAACAACAGGCTCAACCATATGGTATGCTTTACCTTATGCCGAAGACGACCGTACAATAAAACTAACAGATTATGGTGTAGGCTTTATTGATATCAGGGCTAATTTTTCCTCGGGCGGGCTTGATTTTAGGGTGATAGTTATTGCCGGTACGTCGCTTACCGGCTTGCAGGCGGGCTACCCCGGACTGGATATTAAAAATTATACCCAGGTGGCATCAACACTACATATCATTAACTAA
- a CDS encoding response regulator has product MSITPKKIVIFDDDEDILSICSYILTQQGWDVVTYTDCNDIIERVTTEKPNVILMDNWIPDAGGIIATQTLKNNDTLKHIPVIYFSANSDIQLLANHAHADTYLAKPFDLDDLTRVINKVLVVPVS; this is encoded by the coding sequence ATGAGCATAACGCCAAAAAAGATCGTCATTTTTGATGACGATGAGGATATTCTTTCTATCTGTTCCTATATACTAACTCAACAAGGATGGGACGTGGTTACCTATACCGATTGTAATGACATTATAGAAAGGGTTACAACTGAAAAGCCAAATGTAATTTTAATGGATAACTGGATACCCGATGCCGGGGGTATTATTGCCACACAAACATTAAAAAACAACGATACCCTGAAGCATATCCCGGTTATTTACTTCTCGGCCAATAGCGATATACAATTACTGGCCAACCATGCGCATGCCGATACCTATTTAGCAAAACCATTTGATCTGGACGACCTGACAAGGGTGATTAACAAAGTATTGGTTGTGCCGGTATCATAA
- a CDS encoding sialidase family protein has protein sequence MLHTKTARKIMRVCIFLVVFTLALKPMTVRAANVQAPAEDVLNYIYKPGDNGYACFRIPAIITTKRGVLLAFAEGRKKDCGDSGDIDLVLRRSADGGKTWGPMQVIWSDSTNTCGNPVPIQDNSTGKIWLISTWNLGPDHEKDIRSQVSKKGRHVYVLSSDDEGQTWSAPKEITNDVKLPGWTWYATGPCHGVQISAGKYKGRLVVPVNHVEAASAKNFAHIIYSDDHGATWKLGNNTPQDKTNETTVAELSGGNLMLNMRNSDRAHKTRLTSVSADGGETWGDVQTDTTLIEPICQGSLLNYAISKKRTVLLFINPASKTTRSNVTLRASFDDGKTWTNSVVVYPGPSAYSDIAVYKKQVACLYEAGKIKPYEGIAFKTIRLKQLIQP, from the coding sequence ATGCTTCATACTAAAACAGCCAGAAAAATAATGCGTGTGTGTATTTTTTTAGTAGTGTTTACGCTTGCCTTAAAACCTATGACGGTCAGGGCGGCGAACGTTCAGGCACCAGCTGAAGATGTATTGAACTATATTTATAAACCCGGCGATAATGGCTACGCCTGTTTCCGTATCCCCGCAATAATTACAACTAAGCGCGGTGTACTGCTGGCATTTGCCGAAGGCCGAAAAAAAGATTGCGGCGATTCGGGGGATATTGACCTGGTACTACGCCGATCGGCCGATGGTGGTAAAACCTGGGGCCCCATGCAGGTAATATGGAGCGATTCCACTAACACCTGTGGCAACCCGGTACCTATACAAGATAATAGCACCGGCAAAATATGGCTGATCAGCACCTGGAACCTGGGTCCCGACCATGAGAAGGACATCCGCAGCCAGGTAAGTAAAAAAGGGCGCCATGTATATGTACTTTCATCAGACGATGAAGGCCAGACATGGTCGGCCCCGAAAGAAATTACCAATGATGTAAAACTGCCCGGCTGGACCTGGTATGCCACCGGCCCATGCCACGGTGTACAAATATCGGCAGGGAAATATAAAGGCCGCCTGGTAGTGCCGGTAAACCATGTGGAAGCAGCCTCGGCAAAAAACTTTGCCCACATCATTTACTCCGACGACCATGGCGCTACCTGGAAATTAGGTAACAACACACCACAGGATAAAACAAACGAAACAACCGTTGCCGAACTTAGTGGCGGTAACCTGATGCTGAATATGCGCAACAGCGATCGTGCGCATAAAACCCGTCTCACCTCTGTTAGCGCCGATGGCGGGGAAACCTGGGGCGATGTGCAAACCGATACTACGCTTATTGAACCAATTTGCCAGGGCAGCTTGCTTAACTATGCCATCTCGAAAAAAAGAACTGTTTTGCTGTTTATTAACCCTGCCAGCAAAACTACCCGGTCAAACGTAACCCTAAGGGCCAGTTTTGATGATGGGAAAACCTGGACCAATAGTGTGGTGGTATATCCGGGCCCCTCGGCCTATAGCGATATAGCGGTTTATAAGAAGCAGGTAGCTTGCCTGTATGAGGCCGGTAAAATAAAACCCTATGAGGGCATTGCCTTTAAAACTATACGCTTAAAGCAGCTGATACAACCTTAA
- a CDS encoding alpha/beta hydrolase, whose product MKIFKFLTVLTAVLFISSLLKAQTIIHLYKNVPNSKKNAVVELNDTTSKRGKVSKVVNPTITAYLPDPAKATGTAVVICPGGGYSYLVVNDEGSNVARELNTKGIAAFVLKYRLPSDAIMQNREIGPLQDAQRAIQIVRQRAVEWHIAPNKVGIMGFSAGGHLASTLSTHYQKAVIDNSEGINLRPDFSLLIYPVITFQDSILHKGTKKALIGENASAEKIKEYSNELQVTADTPPAFLVQSADDKVVPVANSINYFTALHAHGVKAEMHIYQAGGHGYGMNNATTKDKWIDRLYNWLAANQFL is encoded by the coding sequence ATGAAAATATTTAAATTCTTAACAGTACTAACAGCTGTGCTGTTTATCAGTAGTTTATTAAAGGCGCAAACAATTATCCACTTGTATAAAAATGTGCCCAATTCAAAAAAAAACGCTGTAGTTGAACTTAACGACACTACTTCCAAAAGGGGCAAAGTGAGTAAGGTGGTCAACCCCACAATTACCGCTTATTTGCCCGACCCGGCAAAAGCCACTGGTACCGCTGTTGTTATTTGCCCGGGGGGCGGTTATTCATACTTAGTAGTGAACGATGAAGGCAGCAACGTAGCACGTGAATTGAACACCAAAGGTATTGCCGCGTTTGTTTTAAAATATCGCCTGCCCAGCGATGCCATTATGCAAAACAGGGAAATTGGCCCGCTGCAGGATGCACAACGGGCTATCCAAATTGTAAGGCAGCGTGCAGTCGAATGGCATATTGCCCCAAACAAAGTAGGTATCATGGGCTTTTCAGCCGGGGGGCATTTAGCTTCTACCTTATCTACTCATTATCAAAAAGCGGTAATTGATAATTCGGAAGGGATTAACCTGCGTCCAGATTTTTCATTGCTTATCTATCCGGTTATCACATTTCAGGACAGCATTTTGCATAAAGGTACCAAGAAAGCTTTAATAGGCGAAAATGCCAGCGCTGAAAAAATTAAAGAATACTCGAACGAATTGCAGGTAACCGCCGATACGCCACCGGCCTTTCTGGTGCAAAGCGCCGACGACAAAGTGGTGCCTGTAGCCAACAGTATTAACTACTTTACCGCATTGCACGCGCATGGTGTAAAGGCCGAAATGCACATTTATCAGGCTGGCGGCCATGGCTATGGAATGAACAATGCTACCACAAAAGACAAATGGATAGATCGCTTATATAATTGGCTGGCGGCTAACCAATTTTTATAA
- a CDS encoding SusC/RagA family TonB-linked outer membrane protein, whose amino-acid sequence MKRRFIYLMLLTCCLAICKAHGQSNTFAVSGTVTDGARNETLPGVSVSVKGTTIGVTTDVNGKYSIKAPSPDVTLVFSFVGFDAQEVPLKGRAQLNITMAATSQALTEVVVVGYSQQTRDKNTAAVSKLDTKQLVNTANPSPLAAIQGKIAGVSIPLSNGQPGAAPVNVIIRGGSKTNVYGQGTGNANGNPYLNSDGSSPLVVIDGVFRTLNDLNPDDIESLQVMKDAASTAIYGARGANGVIVVKTKSGKFGSGKANITFNYRTNREVPTGKQNYMSAAQYLTLARTTIQNTSDQLNKSDFLTNAAFSAGYKIFTQKGQYGISTYTTALLSNIVAVEGQAYVDNLLAHGYQTMTDPVNPANTLLFYDNNYQNLLWNPVNTQNYNLGIDGGSQTTSYNVSFNYINEPGTFAGTKYKRYTGLTNFSFKASNNVQINTSVNYQNIMPNYVNGYTNDIVRATRITPLIRLFKDDGTPTTGENMTTRNRFHALAYDNFKISTERVVSKVDLDWNITKGLHFRPAVSYVMTDYSNQFNRKAFPDAIQFPTQRLKVDSTNTQRQLMIDQILQYDYTYKVDHHFMVLAGFNYTQNSSHYVDVSSQRGTNDYITTISEPPLTTVNGVTVTNIIAANYGTSSSLNKTASFFAQAGYDYKAKYLVNATIRRDGFSNFAPNNRYATFPSASVGWNIYKESFWKPNSPVSTLKLRGSWGQAGSSDLSYTDTYGGYSATVYDQLSGVQRANLANPNLKWETTQTTDVAIDAGFLNDRINLTVDFYNKLTKDRLDSKPLPAEAPFSSIIFNNGTLQNKGVEIELGATVLRMKDFQWRTNIAYAYNAQKIISLPYNGRLKNRQGGGVIADPVTGKDMEVGGFAEGERPYGYYAWQVVKVFSTDAEAAAWNATHKDLISTTAGLAVGKKAGDYQFQDVNNDGVIDSKDLVFQGYKTPDVTGGMQNTFTYKNFTMRFNMDFALGHVIGNGNLGRELGQGRAYNEGAPIEALGNDIWQKPGDEGKKYARFSFGDADIGQKNFIRQAASDVGTGSAYGADVSSLITKGDFLAFRELYLSYDLPKKIISRIKATGLTVFVSATNMGYATAYKGQNPETYVGFDPGGYPRPKIYTFGATLRF is encoded by the coding sequence ATGAAAAGAAGATTTATTTATTTAATGCTCCTCACCTGCTGCCTGGCTATATGCAAGGCGCATGGCCAGTCAAACACTTTTGCAGTATCGGGGACAGTAACCGATGGCGCCAGGAACGAAACATTGCCCGGTGTAAGTGTAAGTGTAAAGGGCACCACCATTGGTGTAACTACCGATGTAAATGGTAAATACAGTATTAAAGCCCCATCGCCTGATGTTACCCTTGTGTTCTCGTTCGTAGGGTTCGATGCGCAGGAAGTGCCGTTAAAAGGCCGGGCACAATTAAATATTACCATGGCTGCCACCAGTCAGGCGCTAACAGAAGTTGTGGTAGTGGGCTACTCGCAACAAACCCGCGATAAAAACACCGCAGCCGTTTCTAAACTAGATACCAAGCAATTGGTAAATACGGCCAACCCAAGTCCGTTAGCGGCTATACAAGGTAAAATTGCCGGTGTATCTATTCCGTTATCAAATGGACAGCCCGGGGCGGCGCCGGTAAATGTTATTATCCGTGGTGGTTCAAAAACCAACGTATACGGACAGGGCACGGGTAACGCCAATGGTAACCCGTATCTGAATTCGGATGGATCGAGCCCGTTGGTGGTTATTGATGGCGTTTTCCGTACGCTAAACGACCTGAATCCTGACGATATCGAATCGTTGCAGGTAATGAAAGATGCGGCATCAACCGCTATTTACGGTGCACGTGGCGCCAACGGCGTTATTGTGGTGAAAACTAAAAGCGGCAAGTTCGGTTCTGGCAAAGCAAACATCACTTTTAACTACCGCACCAACCGTGAGGTGCCAACCGGCAAACAAAACTACATGTCGGCCGCGCAGTATCTTACTTTAGCTCGTACCACCATTCAAAACACATCCGATCAGCTGAATAAGAGCGATTTTCTTACCAATGCGGCCTTTTCTGCCGGGTATAAAATATTTACCCAAAAAGGCCAGTATGGCATATCAACCTATACCACCGCGCTCTTAAGCAACATTGTAGCGGTTGAAGGCCAGGCTTATGTAGATAACTTACTGGCGCACGGCTACCAAACCATGACTGACCCGGTAAACCCAGCCAACACCCTGTTATTTTATGATAACAATTACCAAAACCTGCTGTGGAACCCCGTTAACACCCAGAATTACAATTTAGGTATAGATGGTGGCAGCCAAACCACCAGCTATAATGTATCGTTCAATTATATTAACGAGCCGGGCACCTTTGCCGGGACTAAGTATAAACGCTACACCGGGCTTACCAATTTCAGCTTTAAAGCCAGTAACAATGTACAGATCAATACCTCTGTAAATTATCAAAACATAATGCCTAATTATGTTAATGGTTACACCAACGATATAGTGAGGGCAACCAGGATTACCCCGCTAATAAGGTTGTTTAAAGACGATGGCACACCAACTACCGGCGAAAACATGACCACCCGTAACCGTTTCCACGCGTTAGCTTACGATAATTTCAAAATATCGACAGAAAGGGTAGTATCAAAAGTTGATCTGGACTGGAATATTACTAAAGGGTTGCATTTCAGGCCGGCGGTATCATACGTAATGACCGATTATAGCAACCAGTTTAACCGCAAGGCTTTCCCCGATGCTATCCAGTTTCCTACACAAAGGCTAAAAGTAGATAGTACAAATACCCAGCGGCAGTTAATGATAGATCAGATATTACAGTACGATTATACCTACAAGGTCGATCATCACTTTATGGTGCTTGCCGGGTTTAACTACACCCAAAACAGCAGTCATTATGTAGATGTAAGTTCGCAGCGCGGTACTAACGATTATATTACTACCATTAGTGAGCCGCCACTTACTACAGTTAACGGTGTTACTGTAACCAACATAATTGCCGCTAATTATGGCACAAGTTCAAGTCTTAATAAAACGGCCAGCTTTTTTGCGCAGGCCGGGTACGATTATAAAGCGAAATACCTGGTAAATGCAACTATCAGGCGCGATGGTTTTTCGAACTTTGCACCTAATAACCGGTATGCAACATTCCCTTCGGCATCTGTAGGATGGAATATTTATAAAGAGAGTTTCTGGAAACCGAACAGCCCGGTAAGTACGCTTAAACTGCGTGGCAGCTGGGGCCAGGCCGGTTCAAGCGATCTGAGTTATACCGATACTTATGGTGGCTATTCAGCAACGGTGTATGATCAGCTGTCGGGGGTACAGCGTGCTAACCTGGCCAACCCTAACCTTAAATGGGAAACCACACAAACCACCGATGTAGCCATTGATGCCGGCTTTTTGAATGACCGCATTAACCTGACCGTCGACTTTTATAACAAACTGACCAAAGACAGGCTTGATTCAAAACCATTGCCTGCCGAGGCGCCTTTTTCGTCAATTATCTTTAATAACGGCACCCTGCAAAATAAAGGGGTGGAAATTGAACTGGGCGCAACAGTGTTACGCATGAAAGACTTCCAGTGGCGTACCAATATTGCCTATGCATACAATGCGCAAAAGATTATTTCATTACCCTATAACGGCCGTTTGAAGAACAGGCAGGGCGGCGGCGTAATTGCCGACCCGGTTACCGGCAAGGATATGGAAGTAGGCGGCTTTGCCGAAGGCGAACGCCCGTATGGCTATTATGCATGGCAGGTAGTAAAAGTTTTCAGTACCGATGCTGAAGCTGCTGCCTGGAATGCAACACATAAGGACCTTATATCAACCACAGCTGGTTTGGCGGTAGGTAAAAAGGCCGGCGATTACCAGTTTCAGGATGTGAACAATGATGGTGTGATAGATAGCAAAGACCTGGTTTTCCAGGGATATAAAACACCAGATGTTACCGGCGGTATGCAAAATACTTTCACTTATAAAAACTTTACCATGCGCTTTAATATGGATTTTGCTTTAGGTCATGTAATCGGAAATGGCAACCTGGGACGTGAGCTGGGCCAGGGCCGTGCCTATAACGAAGGCGCGCCTATTGAAGCTTTAGGTAACGATATCTGGCAAAAACCAGGCGATGAAGGTAAAAAATATGCCCGTTTCTCGTTTGGTGATGCTGATATCGGCCAAAAGAACTTTATAAGACAGGCGGCAAGCGATGTGGGTACAGGCAGCGCATACGGGGCGGACGTTTCTTCCCTAATCACTAAAGGCGATTTCCTTGCCTTCCGCGAACTTTATTTAAGTTATGATCTGCCTAAAAAAATCATCTCAAGAATTAAAGCAACCGGCTTAACCGTGTTTGTAAGCGCTACCAACATGGGTTATGCTACTGCCTACAAAGGCCAAAACCCCGAAACCTATGTGGGCTTCGATCCGGGCGGTTATCCACGCCCTAAAATTTACACGTTTGGCGCTACACTAAGGTTTTAA
- a CDS encoding outer membrane beta-barrel protein has product MKRITLIFSFFLLLGGFARAQTTHSISGTIIDTTKQTVIGASVKVKNDAGDSTIRVTGLDGKFFFSEVKGTKVTITITSIGYEGIIKHFTFAADGKPLNLGTVILKASSKMLNGVTIVGINPVTLKEDTTQYSAAAYKVRENAPVEDLVKKLPGVDVDKDGNITTKGKQVTKIRINGKDVFGGDVQSITKNLPADVVENIQMIDDYGDQANLTGVKTGDPNQIMNITIRKDKNYGYSANITGGGGRDALPKPQTNDTRYEDLVNSFKFKGDQQLYLLANFNNVNANTFNFGGGGGGFGGGGGGFGGGGGGGRGNAARGGGSTTNIPNGITDVHTAGLNYRDQWGKALSVYGSYSFADNTTNTFSTSKQTPTTSSSNSSTNNSSSNEKDHITNHRFTWNMEYKPDTINYLKFTPTFSYSNTKTNYSDEQQQTYSASPASNKHYTSTAISNSTSPNYGVNVLYNHRFNGHGRNFSAFITGNSTHNDQDQNPIYKYLAGTPTAPLNQLISTGSRVNSINANLSYLEPLSKVSFLELNYNYSRSHTTSDKETDTLVYNGSIPSSPPVYNRYSRLSNDYNYNFTTNRVGLNFRVVEKMYNYTLGLGIQPAVLDGFSPSTGATTHVSTFNFVPTARYIYTFSRSQSFSANYSGNSNQPTFNQLQPVTDFSNALYPVQGNPDLRPEFTNNTTIRYNKFSFATGDVLFLNFNFTQTDHKIVTNSVMYPAIYTPDPKLQGTILSQYLNANGYFSTGGFFTYSKPWDNRKFTVSVGGTANYTNNIGYITTIAPVTYASTTQRNVAKTTTLTPNLRFRTDITDVIDAQFLTSYAINKTDNSVKNSLTGASADVRAWNIGLSGKNYFWKNWTLGYDYTKTLNYGYTIAITNPNILNLYVERRFLKNNMATVRLAGNDLFNQQAGYQLITSATSTTETNTNKLGRYFLLTLNIRLQKFAGKAPDQGFRGDGSPRGDRGGDRGGHGDRGGFGGPGMGGPQ; this is encoded by the coding sequence ATGAAACGTATAACGCTTATTTTTTCGTTCTTTTTACTACTGGGTGGTTTCGCGCGGGCACAAACCACGCACAGTATTAGTGGTACCATTATAGATACCACTAAGCAAACCGTAATTGGCGCCAGTGTTAAGGTTAAAAATGATGCGGGCGATAGCACCATCCGTGTAACTGGCTTAGACGGCAAATTCTTTTTTTCGGAAGTAAAGGGCACTAAGGTGACCATTACTATTACTTCAATTGGTTACGAAGGGATTATTAAACACTTTACTTTTGCTGCCGACGGTAAACCACTTAATTTGGGAACAGTTATTTTAAAAGCATCCTCAAAAATGCTGAACGGGGTAACAATTGTGGGCATAAACCCGGTTACCCTGAAAGAAGATACTACACAATACAGCGCAGCCGCCTATAAAGTGCGTGAAAACGCGCCGGTTGAAGATCTGGTAAAAAAGCTGCCGGGTGTAGATGTAGACAAAGATGGTAACATTACAACCAAAGGTAAACAGGTAACTAAAATACGGATAAACGGGAAGGATGTGTTTGGCGGCGACGTACAAAGTATCACCAAAAACCTGCCGGCCGATGTGGTTGAAAATATCCAAATGATTGATGACTACGGCGACCAGGCCAATCTGACAGGGGTTAAAACCGGCGATCCGAACCAGATCATGAACATCACTATCCGTAAGGATAAAAACTATGGTTATTCGGCCAATATTACTGGCGGCGGTGGCCGCGATGCCTTGCCTAAACCGCAAACTAATGATACCCGTTACGAAGATCTTGTAAATTCATTTAAATTTAAAGGCGACCAGCAATTATACCTGTTGGCTAATTTTAATAATGTTAATGCCAATACTTTCAACTTTGGCGGCGGTGGCGGCGGCTTTGGTGGTGGCGGCGGTGGTTTTGGCGGCGGTGGCGGCGGCGGTCGTGGCAACGCAGCCCGTGGCGGTGGCAGCACCACTAATATACCAAACGGCATAACCGATGTACATACAGCAGGTTTAAACTACCGCGACCAGTGGGGCAAGGCCTTATCTGTATATGGCAGTTATAGTTTTGCCGATAATACAACCAATACATTCAGTACGTCGAAGCAAACACCCACTACTTCATCATCAAACTCGTCAACCAATAATTCATCCAGTAACGAAAAGGACCATATCACCAACCATCGTTTTACCTGGAATATGGAGTACAAACCCGATACTATTAACTATCTGAAGTTTACACCGACATTTTCTTATTCGAACACTAAAACAAACTATAGCGATGAGCAGCAGCAAACCTATTCAGCCAGTCCCGCAAGCAACAAGCACTATACTTCTACAGCCATAAGCAATTCAACATCGCCTAACTATGGTGTTAATGTTTTATATAACCACCGTTTCAATGGGCATGGCCGTAACTTTAGCGCGTTTATTACCGGTAATTCAACCCATAACGATCAGGATCAAAATCCGATATACAAATATCTGGCCGGTACACCCACCGCGCCGCTTAACCAGCTTATCAGCACCGGTAGCAGGGTTAATAGCATAAATGCAAATTTGTCATACCTGGAGCCTTTATCAAAAGTATCTTTCCTTGAACTTAACTATAATTATAGCCGTTCGCATACTACAAGCGATAAGGAAACAGATACCCTGGTATATAATGGTAGTATACCATCATCGCCACCTGTTTACAATCGGTATTCACGGCTAAGTAACGATTACAACTATAACTTTACTACTAACCGTGTGGGCCTAAACTTCCGTGTAGTAGAAAAAATGTATAACTATACCCTGGGCTTAGGCATACAACCGGCTGTTTTAGATGGTTTTTCGCCCAGTACCGGTGCAACAACACATGTAAGTACGTTTAATTTTGTACCTACTGCCAGGTATATCTATACTTTTTCAAGAAGCCAATCATTCAGCGCTAATTATAGCGGCAACAGTAACCAGCCTACATTTAACCAATTGCAGCCGGTTACCGATTTCTCAAACGCCTTATACCCGGTACAGGGTAATCCCGACTTAAGGCCAGAGTTTACAAACAACACCACTATCCGCTATAACAAATTTAGTTTTGCTACCGGCGACGTACTGTTCCTTAATTTTAACTTTACACAAACCGATCATAAAATTGTAACCAATTCGGTTATGTACCCCGCCATTTACACTCCCGACCCTAAATTACAGGGAACCATACTTTCGCAGTATTTAAATGCAAACGGGTATTTTTCAACAGGTGGCTTCTTTACCTATTCAAAACCGTGGGACAATCGTAAATTTACCGTATCGGTTGGTGGTACAGCTAATTATACCAATAACATTGGCTATATAACCACTATAGCACCTGTTACTTATGCTTCAACAACGCAAAGAAACGTAGCCAAAACCACTACTTTAACTCCAAACCTGCGTTTTAGAACTGATATCACCGATGTAATAGATGCTCAGTTTTTAACCTCGTATGCTATTAATAAAACCGACAACTCGGTGAAAAACAGCCTTACAGGTGCCAGCGCCGATGTGAGGGCATGGAATATTGGCTTAAGCGGTAAAAACTATTTCTGGAAAAACTGGACCCTGGGTTATGATTATACCAAAACCCTGAACTACGGTTATACTATCGCTATTACTAACCCCAATATCCTGAACCTGTATGTGGAGCGCAGGTTCCTGAAAAACAATATGGCGACAGTACGTTTAGCCGGTAACGACTTATTTAACCAACAAGCCGGGTACCAGTTAATTACCTCGGCAACATCAACTACCGAAACTAACACCAATAAACTTGGGCGCTACTTCCTGTTAACGCTTAATATCCGCCTGCAAAAATTTGCGGGTAAAGCACCGGATCAAGGATTTAGGGGTGATGGAAGCCCTCGTGGCGACCGTGGTGGCGACAGGGGTGGGCATGGCGACCGTGGCGGCTTTGGTGGCCCGGGTATGGGTGGCCCACAATAA